Genomic window (Streptomyces sp. LX-29):
CTTCCTGGCCTCCGGCAGGAACAGGTCGGCCACGAGGACGGCCAGGGCGACGACGGCCGCGATGGTGGGCGGGGCGATGGCGAGCCAGTCGACGGACTGGACGACGCTCGCGGCCCCGTCCGCCGCGAGGGCGGTCGTCGGGGCGTGGACGGTCATCGGGGTCATCAGCTACCGCCTCCGAGGAGGTTCTGCACGGCCGGTTCGGTGAGGCCGAGGAGGACCGCGGGCCACAGTCCGGCGAGGACGGTGAGGGCGACGAGAGGGGTCCAGGCCGCGAACTCGTACGGGCGGACGTCGACCGCGGCGCCGGCGCCGCCGGCCGGGGCCGCGGTGCCGGCCTCCTCGGCCGGGTCGCCCATGCACACCCGGCGCACGACGATCAGCAGATAGGCGGCGGTGAGCAGGGTGCCGAAGGCCGCGAAGGCGAGGTAGGTCAGGTACGCGGGGCGGCTGAGGCCCGCGGCGGGCTCGAACGCGCCGAACATGGCGAGCATCTCGCCCCAGAAGCCGGCCAGTCCGGGCAGGCCGAGGGAGGCGACGGCACCGAAGGCGAGCAGCCCGCCCAGGCGCGGGGCCCGGCCGTAGAGCGCCCCGCCGGTACGCCCGGCGAGGTGGTCGAGGTCGGTGCTGCCGTACCGGTCCTTCACTGCGCCGACCAGGAAGAACAGCAGGCCGGTGATGAGGCCGTGGGCGACGTTGGCGAAGAGCGCGCCGTTCACCCCGGTGGGGGTGAGGGTGGCGATGCCGAGCAGCACGAAGCCCATGTGGCCGACGGAGGAGTACGCGATCAGCCGCTTGAGGTCGCCCTTGGCGCCCGCGCGGGCCAGCGCCAGGCAGGCGAGCGACCCGTAGATGATGCCGACGACCGCGAAGGCGGCGAGGTACGGGGCGAAGGTGTGCGCGCCCTCGGGGGCGATGGGCAGCACGATCCGCACGAAGCCGTAGGTGCCCATCTTCAGCAGCACGCCCGCCAG
Coding sequences:
- a CDS encoding NADH-quinone oxidoreductase subunit M, encoding MQLLLAAVVVLPLIGSVAALLPAPPGLKGRDPDQAVLRHGVTVTGAVLAAAIALAVGFDHDQPARMQAQTDISWIPALDIRIHLGVDGISLPLLVLTALLTFLCAVYSYVNMPAGPSPKAFVSLLLVLESGTLASFAVLDLMLFFLAFEMVLIPMYFLINRWGGEGREAAAWKFILYTLLGSVVMLLGLLLVGLKGGTFDMVALATDNGAGLSHTTQLIAVLAIGVGLAVKSPMWPLHTWLPDAHTAAPTVGSVLLAGVLLKMGTYGFVRIVLPIAPEGAHTFAPYLAAFAVVGIIYGSLACLALARAGAKGDLKRLIAYSSVGHMGFVLLGIATLTPTGVNGALFANVAHGLITGLLFFLVGAVKDRYGSTDLDHLAGRTGGALYGRAPRLGGLLAFGAVASLGLPGLAGFWGEMLAMFGAFEPAAGLSRPAYLTYLAFAAFGTLLTAAYLLIVVRRVCMGDPAEEAGTAAPAGGAGAAVDVRPYEFAAWTPLVALTVLAGLWPAVLLGLTEPAVQNLLGGGS